One stretch of Salmo trutta chromosome 7, fSalTru1.1, whole genome shotgun sequence DNA includes these proteins:
- the LOC115196720 gene encoding transmembrane protein 116 isoform X1, which yields MSLNRFLSSDQITGLSTVYLVSLSISLIGSFSVLVVSIVKRSHLQEQVNPLVQLALADLLAAVTLMFTSAMNETHTFTPSVFICEKLLPLSLMFYFVSFLLMVVYAWESKHAVEGWRERPREEESRCRQRVGVVPVYACVWFIPLVMYFVYVMTLVLVPPSHMTANNSEASTYCNSCILFLHIWRDNCSDIEHIHDIFIQCFLFVSVIPVLVCCTVVYYKVGSWYRRYEEEGLFPVEGDARSRKRLRGMFSTARYMMVVIIFCWTPALVLVVLSVIPDIPQVNLFPLYIIQAVTLSLQGCLNSVVYAWRRPNFRDAVLGERMPLLSQDAPLPFFDESLRGPLGPLTSNS from the exons TTTGATTGGGAGTTTTTCAGTGCTTGTGGTTTCCATTGTAAAGAGGAGCCACCTACAAGAACAG GTGAATCCCCTGGTCCAGCTGGCTCTAGCTGATCTGTTGGCAGCAGTTACCCTGATGTTCACCAGCGCAATGAATGAAACACACACCTTCACCCCCAGTGTGTTCATCTGTGAAAAACTACTGCCTCTGTCACTG ATGTTTTACTTTGTGTCGTTCCTCCTGATGGTAGTGTATGCCTGGGAATCAAAGCATGCAgtcgagggatggagggagagaccaagagaggaagag tcccGGTGTAGACAAAGGGTGGGGGTTGTGCCTGTATATGCTTGTGTGTG GTTTATACCATTGGTGATGTACTTTGTGTACGTGATGACTTTAGTCCTGGTACCACCCAGCCACATGACGGCAAACAACAGTGAAGCTAGCACATACTGCAacag CTGTATCCTCTTCCTGCATATCTGGAGGGACAACTGCTCAGATATA gAACATATCCATGATATCTTCATACAATGCTTCCTCTTTGTCAGTGTGATACCAGTTTTGGTGTGCTGCACA GTGGTTTACTACAAGGTGGGCAGCTGGTATCGCAGGTATGAGGAGGAGGGACTATTTCCTGTGGAGGGAGATGCACGTTCCAGGAAACGGCTGAGGGGTATGTTCTCCACTGCTCGCTACATGATGGTGGTCATCATCTTCTGCTGGACGCCAG CTCTTGTTCTGGTTGTCCTGTCTGTGATACCAGACATACCTCAAGTAAATCTCTTCCCCCTGTATATTATACAG GCGGTGACGTTGTCTCTGCAGGGCTGTCTGAACAGCGTGGTCTATGCCTGGAGACGACCAAACTTCAGAGACGCTGTGCTCGGAGAGAGGATGCCCCTGCTCAGCCAAGACGCCCCTCTGCCCTTCTTTGACGAATCACTGAGGGGGCCGCTTGGACCCTTAACCTCTAACTCCTGA
- the LOC115196720 gene encoding transmembrane protein 116 isoform X2 produces MFTSAMNETHTFTPSVFICEKLLPLSLMFYFVSFLLMVVYAWESKHAVEGWRERPREEESRCRQRVGVVPVYACVWFIPLVMYFVYVMTLVLVPPSHMTANNSEASTYCNSCILFLHIWRDNCSDIEHIHDIFIQCFLFVSVIPVLVCCTVVYYKVGSWYRRYEEEGLFPVEGDARSRKRLRGMFSTARYMMVVIIFCWTPALVLVVLSVIPDIPQVNLFPLYIIQAVTLSLQGCLNSVVYAWRRPNFRDAVLGERMPLLSQDAPLPFFDESLRGPLGPLTSNS; encoded by the exons ATGTTCACCAGCGCAATGAATGAAACACACACCTTCACCCCCAGTGTGTTCATCTGTGAAAAACTACTGCCTCTGTCACTG ATGTTTTACTTTGTGTCGTTCCTCCTGATGGTAGTGTATGCCTGGGAATCAAAGCATGCAgtcgagggatggagggagagaccaagagaggaagag tcccGGTGTAGACAAAGGGTGGGGGTTGTGCCTGTATATGCTTGTGTGTG GTTTATACCATTGGTGATGTACTTTGTGTACGTGATGACTTTAGTCCTGGTACCACCCAGCCACATGACGGCAAACAACAGTGAAGCTAGCACATACTGCAacag CTGTATCCTCTTCCTGCATATCTGGAGGGACAACTGCTCAGATATA gAACATATCCATGATATCTTCATACAATGCTTCCTCTTTGTCAGTGTGATACCAGTTTTGGTGTGCTGCACA GTGGTTTACTACAAGGTGGGCAGCTGGTATCGCAGGTATGAGGAGGAGGGACTATTTCCTGTGGAGGGAGATGCACGTTCCAGGAAACGGCTGAGGGGTATGTTCTCCACTGCTCGCTACATGATGGTGGTCATCATCTTCTGCTGGACGCCAG CTCTTGTTCTGGTTGTCCTGTCTGTGATACCAGACATACCTCAAGTAAATCTCTTCCCCCTGTATATTATACAG GCGGTGACGTTGTCTCTGCAGGGCTGTCTGAACAGCGTGGTCTATGCCTGGAGACGACCAAACTTCAGAGACGCTGTGCTCGGAGAGAGGATGCCCCTGCTCAGCCAAGACGCCCCTCTGCCCTTCTTTGACGAATCACTGAGGGGGCCGCTTGGACCCTTAACCTCTAACTCCTGA